One Synechococcus sp. JA-2-3B'a(2-13) genomic window carries:
- the mfd gene encoding transcription-repair coupling factor: protein MSFIPLVRFLAQSGLMQELAARLRSRRQADLQGAGRIPKGLIASALAQQEGRSLLVVTATLEEAGRWTAQLEGMGWESVQLYPTSEASPYEPFDLEPELVWGQFQVLADCLQGKKGMAIVATERALQPHLPPPEVLRAFCLQLEPGLEMFPQQLGQQLTRLGYQRVSLVESEGQWSQRGDILDVFPVACEWPVRLEWFGNELERLREFDPVSQRSQDGIPHVWLTPTGYGPILWPALQEKADQLSQGLRQQLEQSPTPPEGLRRFLGLLYDPPANLLSYLDPEALILIDEPEQCQAHSQQWLYHAQEQWKQAQVAEPALQPFHRPFDLHAPDWDPFPCLLARTFAPAGEAEAALDLKSRPVPTAPHQFGSLAKTLREYRKQQLQVWILSAQPSRTVALLQEHDCPAQYVPNPKDFPAIERQLQSYTPVALKYSGLAELEGVLLPTLGWVVLTDREFFGQHSLATPTYVRKRRQASSRQVDPNLLKPGDFVVHKAHGIGQFLRLETLTIGGETREYLVIQYSDGLLRVAADQVNSLSRYRASGDGPPALHKMSGSTWEKTKQKVKKSLRKVAFDLLQLYAKRAEQEGYAFPPDSPWQQELEDSFPYPLTPDQLRAVQEIKRDMESPRPMDRLLCGDVGFGKTEVAIRAIFKAVTAGKQVALLAPTTILTQQHYHTLKERFAPYPIQVGLLNRFRTSEEKKEILSRLKSGELDVVVGTHQLLGKDVQFRDLGLLVIDEEQRFGVNQKEKIKLLKTQVDVLTLTATPIPRTLYMALSGLREMSLIQTPPPSRRPIKTYLSPYNPEVIRTAIRQELDRGGQVFYVVNRIEGIEEASAKLREWVPGARIAIAHGQMPEGELEATMLAFNNGEIDILVCTTIIESGLDIPRVNTILIENAQEFGLAQLYQLRGRVGRAGIQAHAWLFYREDGILTEEARKRLQAIQEFTQLGSGYQLAMRDMEIRGIGNLLGTEQSGQVNAVGFDLYLEMLQEAIREIRGQEIPQVEDTQIDLNVTAMIPQSYIPDEDQKMQAYRHLAAAGSRVELLQIAQEWQDRFGPLPKPTQELLRVMELKILARTLGFSRIKPAKEHVLLETPMEEPAWNRLKEALPTHLQPRFVYQPGKVTVRGLGMVPAAQQLENLLQWLDKMSLALSRMEAGIPMTP from the coding sequence ATGTCGTTTATTCCGCTGGTGCGCTTTCTGGCCCAATCTGGCTTGATGCAAGAGTTGGCCGCCCGGTTGAGATCACGGCGACAGGCAGATCTGCAGGGGGCAGGGCGGATCCCGAAGGGGTTGATCGCCTCGGCTTTGGCCCAGCAGGAGGGAAGATCCCTGCTGGTGGTCACTGCCACGCTGGAAGAAGCGGGCCGGTGGACAGCGCAATTGGAGGGCATGGGCTGGGAGAGTGTGCAGCTCTACCCTACTTCAGAGGCTTCCCCTTACGAACCTTTTGACCTGGAACCGGAGCTGGTGTGGGGTCAGTTTCAGGTGCTGGCCGATTGCCTCCAGGGGAAGAAGGGCATGGCCATTGTGGCGACAGAGCGGGCCCTCCAACCCCACCTCCCTCCCCCAGAGGTGTTGCGGGCCTTTTGTCTCCAGCTGGAACCCGGCTTGGAGATGTTTCCCCAGCAACTGGGGCAGCAGTTGACCCGTCTGGGCTACCAGCGGGTGAGTCTGGTGGAAAGCGAGGGGCAGTGGAGCCAAAGGGGCGACATTCTCGACGTTTTCCCGGTGGCCTGCGAATGGCCGGTGCGCCTAGAGTGGTTTGGCAACGAGCTGGAGCGGCTGCGGGAGTTTGACCCAGTCAGCCAGCGCTCCCAAGATGGGATCCCCCACGTCTGGCTGACCCCCACTGGCTACGGACCCATCCTCTGGCCGGCTCTGCAGGAAAAAGCCGATCAGCTCTCCCAGGGCCTACGGCAGCAGTTGGAGCAGTCGCCCACCCCCCCGGAGGGCTTGCGCCGTTTTCTTGGCCTACTCTACGATCCGCCAGCCAACCTGCTGAGCTATCTGGATCCCGAGGCTTTGATCCTGATCGACGAGCCGGAGCAGTGCCAAGCCCACAGCCAGCAGTGGCTCTACCACGCCCAAGAACAGTGGAAACAGGCCCAGGTTGCGGAGCCGGCTCTGCAGCCCTTTCACCGCCCCTTCGATCTCCATGCTCCCGACTGGGATCCCTTCCCCTGCCTGTTGGCCCGCACCTTTGCCCCTGCTGGCGAAGCCGAAGCTGCCCTTGACCTAAAAAGCCGGCCTGTGCCTACTGCTCCCCACCAGTTTGGATCCCTGGCCAAAACCCTGCGCGAGTACCGCAAGCAGCAGTTGCAGGTGTGGATCCTCTCTGCCCAGCCCTCCCGCACCGTGGCCCTGCTGCAGGAACACGACTGCCCGGCCCAGTACGTGCCCAATCCCAAAGACTTCCCGGCCATCGAGCGCCAGCTACAGTCCTACACCCCAGTGGCCCTCAAGTATTCCGGCCTGGCCGAGCTGGAGGGGGTTCTCCTGCCCACCTTGGGGTGGGTGGTGCTCACCGACCGCGAGTTTTTCGGCCAACACAGCCTGGCCACCCCCACCTATGTGCGCAAGCGCCGCCAGGCCAGCTCCCGCCAGGTGGATCCCAACCTGCTCAAGCCGGGGGATTTTGTTGTCCACAAGGCGCATGGCATCGGCCAATTCCTGCGCCTGGAAACCCTCACCATTGGGGGCGAAACCCGCGAGTACCTGGTTATTCAATACAGCGATGGCCTGTTGCGGGTGGCTGCCGACCAGGTCAACTCCCTTTCCCGCTACCGCGCCAGCGGGGATGGACCACCTGCCCTGCACAAGATGTCCGGCAGCACCTGGGAAAAGACCAAACAGAAGGTGAAAAAGAGCCTGCGAAAAGTGGCCTTTGACCTGCTGCAGCTCTATGCCAAACGCGCCGAACAGGAGGGCTATGCCTTCCCGCCCGATTCTCCTTGGCAACAGGAGCTGGAAGATTCTTTCCCCTATCCCCTGACGCCGGATCAACTCCGAGCTGTCCAGGAGATCAAGCGGGATATGGAATCTCCACGCCCTATGGATCGGCTGCTGTGTGGGGACGTGGGCTTTGGCAAAACGGAAGTGGCCATCCGCGCCATTTTCAAGGCCGTAACCGCCGGCAAGCAAGTGGCTCTTTTGGCGCCAACCACCATTCTTACCCAGCAGCACTACCACACCCTCAAAGAGCGCTTTGCTCCCTATCCTATTCAAGTGGGCTTGCTCAACCGCTTCCGCACCTCGGAGGAGAAAAAAGAAATCCTATCCCGTCTCAAGAGTGGCGAACTGGATGTTGTGGTGGGCACCCACCAGCTTTTGGGCAAGGATGTGCAATTTCGGGATTTAGGCCTTTTGGTTATTGACGAAGAGCAGCGCTTTGGCGTCAACCAAAAAGAGAAAATCAAACTTCTCAAAACCCAGGTGGATGTACTCACCCTCACCGCCACCCCTATTCCCCGCACTCTGTATATGGCCTTGTCGGGTTTGCGGGAAATGAGCTTGATCCAAACTCCGCCTCCTTCCCGCCGGCCTATCAAAACTTACCTTTCTCCCTACAACCCCGAAGTCATCCGCACGGCTATCCGCCAAGAGTTGGATCGCGGCGGTCAAGTCTTCTATGTCGTCAACCGCATTGAAGGCATCGAAGAAGCCAGCGCCAAATTGCGGGAATGGGTGCCCGGCGCCCGCATTGCCATTGCCCACGGGCAGATGCCGGAAGGGGAGCTAGAGGCAACGATGCTGGCTTTTAACAATGGGGAAATCGATATCCTGGTCTGCACGACGATTATCGAATCCGGTTTGGATATTCCCCGCGTCAACACCATTTTGATTGAAAATGCTCAGGAGTTTGGATTGGCTCAGCTATACCAGCTGCGGGGGCGGGTGGGCCGGGCTGGGATCCAAGCCCATGCTTGGCTGTTTTACCGAGAAGACGGGATCCTCACCGAGGAGGCCCGCAAACGCCTACAGGCCATTCAGGAATTTACCCAACTGGGATCCGGCTATCAGTTGGCAATGCGGGATATGGAAATTCGCGGCATTGGCAACCTGCTGGGAACGGAACAATCCGGGCAAGTCAATGCGGTGGGCTTCGATCTTTACCTGGAAATGTTGCAAGAAGCCATTCGAGAAATTCGCGGCCAGGAGATCCCACAGGTGGAGGACACGCAAATCGACCTGAATGTTACCGCCATGATCCCGCAAAGCTATATCCCCGACGAAGATCAAAAGATGCAGGCTTATCGACACCTGGCTGCTGCCGGCTCTCGGGTCGAGCTGTTGCAAATTGCCCAAGAATGGCAAGACCGCTTTGGCCCCCTGCCCAAGCCTACCCAGGAGCTGCTGCGGGTGATGGAGCTGAAGATCCTGGCCCGCACCCTGGGCTTTTCCCGCATCAAACCGGCCAAAGAGCATGTGCTTTTGGAAACCCCCATGGAGGAGCCGGCTTGGAATCGCCTGAAAGAGGCTCTGCCCACTCACCTGCAGCCTCGCTTTGTCTACCAACCGGGCAAGGTGACGGTGCGAGGGCTGGGGATGGTGCCGGCGGCGCAGCAACTGGAGAACCTTTTGCAGTGGCTGGACAAGATGAGCCTGGCCCTGAGCCGGATGGAGGCTGGGATCCCAATGACCCCCTAG
- a CDS encoding 5-(carboxyamino)imidazole ribonucleotide synthase gives METQVSSKDQRSQPVGVIGGGQLAQMLALAARQMGIPLVVQAAAPTDPAVAVADGVVWGSTADSQATAQLLERCPVVTFENEFIPLPELKKLDPEGSRFRPSLSTLEPLLDKLHQRQFLARLGLPVPTFFPLEAVLDSADLAGLGFPVVLKRRRQGYDGQGTRILHERAALQQALSQSEGIPLLLEEWIPFERELAVMVARGLKGEIRVYPVVETVQIEQICRHVLVPARIPPTTEAEIRRLAADLMEKLGAVGVFGIELFWVPPPHPKAGIWINEISPRVHNSGHYTLEACRTSQFEQHLRAILGLPLGDPSLKCGGAVMVNLLGYEHSTGDYPEKRQRLAQLPNATVHWYHKTPARPGRKLGHVTVCLPTAPSPFEAAALVRTLESLWYPQP, from the coding sequence GTGGAAACCCAGGTATCCTCAAAAGACCAGAGATCCCAACCTGTGGGGGTGATTGGCGGCGGGCAGTTGGCGCAGATGTTGGCCTTGGCAGCTCGCCAGATGGGGATCCCGCTGGTGGTGCAGGCTGCTGCTCCCACCGATCCGGCGGTGGCAGTGGCCGATGGGGTGGTTTGGGGATCCACAGCCGACAGCCAGGCCACGGCCCAGTTGTTGGAGCGCTGCCCGGTGGTTACTTTTGAAAACGAGTTTATCCCTCTGCCGGAGCTGAAAAAACTGGATCCGGAGGGATCCCGCTTTCGTCCCAGCCTCAGCACGCTAGAGCCGCTGCTGGACAAGTTGCACCAACGGCAGTTCCTGGCGCGGTTGGGGTTGCCGGTGCCGACTTTTTTTCCGCTGGAGGCGGTGTTGGATTCGGCAGACCTGGCTGGACTGGGCTTTCCGGTGGTGCTCAAGCGACGGCGGCAGGGCTACGATGGGCAGGGCACCCGCATCTTGCACGAGCGAGCGGCTTTGCAGCAGGCCCTTAGCCAATCTGAGGGGATCCCGCTATTGCTGGAGGAATGGATCCCGTTCGAGCGGGAGCTGGCGGTGATGGTAGCGCGGGGGCTGAAGGGAGAGATCCGGGTTTACCCGGTGGTGGAAACTGTGCAGATTGAGCAAATCTGCCGCCACGTCCTGGTGCCTGCCCGCATCCCCCCAACCACCGAGGCGGAGATCCGGCGCTTAGCAGCCGATCTGATGGAAAAATTGGGTGCAGTTGGCGTGTTTGGCATCGAGCTGTTCTGGGTGCCGCCGCCCCACCCCAAGGCCGGGATCTGGATCAACGAAATCTCGCCGCGGGTCCACAATTCCGGCCACTACACCCTAGAAGCCTGCCGCACCTCACAATTCGAGCAACACCTGCGGGCCATCCTCGGCCTGCCCTTGGGGGATCCCTCCCTCAAGTGTGGGGGGGCAGTGATGGTGAACCTCTTGGGCTATGAGCATTCCACCGGCGATTACCCAGAAAAGCGGCAGCGCCTGGCCCAGCTCCCCAATGCCACGGTGCATTGGTACCACAAAACCCCTGCCCGCCCAGGGCGGAAACTGGGCCATGTAACCGTCTGTCTGCCGACTGCTCCCTCTCCTTTCGAAGCAGCAGCCCTTGTCCGCACCCTCGAATCCCTCTGGTACCCCCAGCCATGA
- a CDS encoding mechanosensitive ion channel, which produces MDTSGNTIGDEAISFVVSLWSRLIDFMPNLLAAIAILILGWIVATAVAFGIRGLLKRTQLDNRLAAWVLGQKPGEKLPQTERWVAAAVYWVILAFVLVAVLNALQLQAVSDPLNRFLGEIFVYLPRVGGALVLLAVGWVVATVARLAVIQGLRRFNLDEQLARPLQQESTAGEAGAEGTPTGQEGGTEVTPFLLNETLGNALYWLILLFFLPIILDTLNLQGPLQPVQNLLDQLLSMVPRILGALIIGAVGWFLARIVRGIVSNLLVAAGANRLGARFGVPQLAQIVGTVVYVLVLIPAVIAALNALEIRAISDPAVAMLEQVLRAIPLIAGSALILAVFYLLGQFLASLVTQLLQAVGFDRLVAGLGLPLAAAPEPEGDPAAKRRTPSEIAGLVVWVGVVLFGAVPAVELLQFAALTDIVQGLLLISGRVLIGALVFGIGLYLANLAHSMIKSLGSPSSGVLAQAARVAILVFVGAMALQQMGVATDIVVLAFGLVLGAIAVAVALAFGLGGRDVAAEQIRQWLKRE; this is translated from the coding sequence ATGGACACCTCTGGAAACACCATTGGAGATGAGGCCATCTCTTTTGTCGTCAGTCTTTGGTCTAGGCTTATCGATTTTATGCCCAATCTCCTTGCGGCGATTGCCATCTTAATTCTGGGTTGGATAGTGGCCACGGCAGTAGCCTTCGGCATCAGAGGACTTCTCAAGAGGACGCAACTGGACAATCGCTTGGCTGCTTGGGTTTTGGGCCAAAAGCCCGGCGAGAAGCTGCCCCAAACGGAGCGCTGGGTGGCCGCTGCCGTCTACTGGGTGATTCTTGCTTTTGTGTTGGTGGCGGTACTGAATGCCCTGCAGCTTCAAGCTGTCTCCGATCCGCTCAACAGGTTTTTGGGGGAAATCTTCGTTTATCTGCCACGGGTGGGTGGGGCGCTGGTGCTGCTGGCTGTGGGCTGGGTGGTGGCCACTGTTGCTCGGCTGGCGGTCATCCAGGGGCTGCGGCGTTTCAACCTCGATGAGCAGTTGGCCCGGCCTCTGCAACAGGAAAGCACTGCCGGTGAGGCAGGTGCAGAAGGAACCCCAACCGGCCAAGAGGGAGGTACAGAGGTCACCCCTTTCCTGCTGAATGAAACTTTGGGCAATGCCCTTTACTGGCTGATTCTGCTGTTCTTTTTGCCGATCATCCTGGATACCCTGAACCTGCAGGGGCCGCTGCAGCCGGTGCAAAACCTGCTGGATCAGTTGCTGTCGATGGTGCCGCGGATTTTGGGAGCGCTGATCATCGGTGCAGTGGGCTGGTTTTTGGCCCGCATCGTGCGTGGGATCGTCTCCAATTTGTTGGTGGCAGCAGGGGCAAATCGGTTGGGGGCACGCTTTGGCGTTCCCCAGTTGGCCCAGATCGTCGGGACGGTGGTGTATGTCTTGGTGTTGATCCCGGCGGTGATTGCGGCGCTGAATGCCTTGGAAATTCGGGCCATCTCCGATCCGGCGGTGGCGATGCTGGAGCAGGTGTTGCGGGCCATTCCCTTGATCGCGGGATCCGCTTTGATCCTGGCCGTCTTTTACTTGCTGGGGCAATTTTTGGCCAGCTTGGTAACCCAGTTGCTGCAGGCGGTGGGTTTTGACCGTCTGGTCGCGGGGCTGGGCTTGCCCCTGGCCGCTGCTCCTGAGCCTGAAGGGGATCCCGCTGCCAAACGTCGCACTCCCTCCGAGATCGCCGGCTTGGTGGTCTGGGTAGGCGTGGTCTTGTTTGGGGCGGTGCCGGCAGTGGAGTTGCTGCAGTTTGCCGCCCTAACCGACATTGTGCAGGGGCTGTTGCTGATTTCCGGTCGGGTGCTCATCGGCGCCCTGGTGTTTGGGATCGGTCTTTATTTGGCCAATTTGGCCCACTCTATGATCAAGAGCTTGGGTAGCCCTTCCTCAGGGGTACTGGCCCAGGCGGCGCGGGTGGCTATCTTGGTTTTTGTTGGCGCCATGGCCCTGCAGCAGATGGGCGTGGCCACCGACATTGTGGTGTTGGCTTTTGGTCTGGTTCTGGGGGCGATTGCCGTGGCGGTGGCGTTGGCTTTTGGGTTGGGAGGTCGCGATGTAGCTGCCGAGCAGATCCGGCAATGGCTCAAGAGAGAGTGA
- the rimI gene encoding ribosomal protein S18-alanine N-acetyltransferase produces the protein MSGTSYRLQLLDITALPQLLELDRRCYGGYWGEQGYRAELERPTSTVIGVVAEPAAVGASCGSGRAEFPLPSPNPTSPTQVTKELVGFGILWRIEEEAHIISLAVDPEHRQQGLGRRILEELLNQARAAGCRWATLEVKASNQAAIRLYESAGFQRLGRRKGYYNGEDALVYWKKPI, from the coding sequence ATGAGCGGTACGAGTTATCGGCTGCAGCTGTTGGACATCACTGCCCTGCCCCAACTGCTGGAGCTGGATCGGCGGTGCTATGGGGGATACTGGGGAGAACAGGGATATCGAGCGGAGCTGGAACGACCCACAAGCACGGTGATTGGGGTAGTGGCGGAACCCGCTGCCGTTGGCGCTTCGTGTGGCTCGGGCCGAGCCGAGTTTCCCCTTCCCTCTCCAAACCCCACTTCGCCGACGCAGGTGACAAAAGAGCTGGTGGGCTTCGGCATTCTCTGGCGCATTGAAGAAGAAGCACATATCATCTCTCTGGCGGTGGATCCCGAGCACCGGCAACAGGGCTTGGGCCGGCGGATTCTGGAAGAACTGCTGAACCAAGCGAGAGCAGCAGGCTGCCGCTGGGCCACTCTGGAGGTAAAGGCTTCCAATCAAGCGGCAATCCGCCTGTACGAATCGGCAGGGTTTCAACGGCTGGGACGTCGCAAGGGGTATTACAACGGAGAAGATGCGCTGGTGTATTGGAAGAAACCGATTTAG
- a CDS encoding ABC transporter ATP-binding protein — protein sequence MKVLEAHHLQKTYRQGGREVRAVVDVSLTLAAGEILAFLGPNGAGKTTTIKMIAGLIQPDAGTVCVLGRDPHRDPGTLAQVGAVLEGNRNLYWRMTPLQNLEYFGVLRGLSPRTARQRGLELLETFGLWEKRDVAVQTLSRGMQQKVAIAVALLHQPALLLLDEPTLGLDVESAQAVKSLIRQIAASGRAILLTTHQLDIAEALSDQVAVIRQGVIIAQAPTGELIRHFAGAVGTYRIELEQGLDPWRFEQLARQGVEILGSHRVRFSGPPEMLYQVLEILKPLPLLSLKREEADLTHIFLELLKRGEGQG from the coding sequence ATGAAAGTTCTAGAAGCTCACCACCTCCAAAAAACCTACCGGCAAGGAGGCAGGGAGGTGCGGGCGGTGGTGGATGTCTCCCTGACGCTGGCAGCAGGGGAGATCCTGGCTTTTTTGGGGCCCAACGGGGCCGGCAAGACCACCACCATTAAGATGATTGCCGGCCTGATCCAACCCGACGCGGGCACAGTGTGCGTTCTCGGACGGGATCCCCACAGGGATCCTGGCACATTGGCCCAAGTAGGGGCGGTGCTGGAAGGCAACCGCAACCTCTACTGGCGGATGACCCCCCTACAGAACCTGGAGTACTTCGGTGTGCTGCGGGGGCTATCCCCCAGAACCGCTCGGCAACGGGGGCTAGAGCTCCTGGAGACCTTTGGCCTGTGGGAAAAGCGGGATGTTGCCGTGCAAACCCTTTCGCGGGGCATGCAGCAGAAGGTGGCCATTGCCGTCGCCCTCCTGCATCAACCGGCCCTGTTGCTGCTGGATGAGCCCACCCTGGGGTTGGATGTGGAATCGGCGCAAGCGGTGAAATCCCTGATCCGCCAAATTGCCGCTTCGGGTCGAGCCATCTTGCTCACCACCCATCAACTGGATATTGCGGAAGCGCTCTCGGATCAGGTAGCCGTTATTCGACAAGGGGTGATCATCGCCCAAGCCCCCACGGGAGAGTTGATCCGGCACTTTGCCGGCGCCGTCGGTACTTACCGGATCGAGCTGGAACAGGGGCTGGATCCCTGGAGGTTTGAACAACTGGCCCGCCAAGGGGTGGAGATTCTCGGATCCCATCGGGTGCGGTTCAGCGGCCCGCCAGAGATGCTCTATCAGGTGCTGGAGATCTTGAAGCCTTTGCCCTTGCTCAGCCTCAAACGAGAGGAAGCCGATCTCACCCATATTTTCCTCGAGTTGTTGAAAAGGGGAGAGGGGCAAGGATGA
- a CDS encoding cytochrome ubiquinol oxidase subunit I, with protein sequence MFLDTVALSRLQFALTAIFHMLWPVLTTGMAIYLVVIEGLWLKTRNLDYYRHARFWSKLYVLNFGIGVASGLPMAFQFGMNWAPFSEAVGDFFGTILGFEGTMAFMLEASFLGIMLFGWERVPPVIHWISTILVAFGANLSTFWILTANSWLQTPAGGVFVDGKFVVRDYLQAIVNPFMVNSFLHMFFATLETSLFVIGGISAWYILKRRHSEFFSRSLKVVLAMALVVAPLQVYIGHLSAEQVYRYQPAKLAAMEAQWETIPAGERADWSLLAVPNDREERNEWEVKIPGALGYLLEFKPRLDRPIQGLKSWDPQNRPHMVGLIYYSFRTMVAIGLLLAGLVGVTLVQWLRGKLSVEALSQQKWLMRAWIFAAPLGYIAVETGWIVRCVGRQPWIVYGQLRTVESVSPLPAGEVLFSLVGLTALYTVFFVAALYFGSRIIRKGPNLELPAPAPATQPVIVVEPARHEPDRRPAEAR encoded by the coding sequence ATGTTTCTAGATACCGTTGCCCTTTCTCGTCTACAGTTTGCCCTCACGGCCATTTTTCACATGTTGTGGCCGGTCTTAACAACAGGAATGGCCATTTATCTTGTTGTGATTGAGGGGCTTTGGCTGAAAACCCGCAACTTAGATTACTACCGCCACGCCCGTTTCTGGTCAAAACTCTATGTGTTGAACTTCGGTATTGGCGTGGCCTCAGGCTTGCCAATGGCTTTTCAGTTTGGCATGAACTGGGCACCTTTTTCCGAAGCAGTGGGGGACTTCTTTGGAACCATCCTGGGCTTTGAGGGCACGATGGCCTTTATGCTGGAGGCCAGCTTTCTGGGGATCATGCTGTTCGGCTGGGAGCGCGTCCCGCCGGTGATTCACTGGATCTCGACGATCCTGGTGGCCTTTGGCGCCAACTTATCCACCTTTTGGATCCTGACGGCCAACTCTTGGCTGCAGACGCCGGCAGGTGGCGTGTTCGTCGATGGGAAATTTGTGGTGCGGGACTACCTGCAAGCTATTGTCAACCCCTTCATGGTCAACAGCTTTCTGCACATGTTTTTTGCCACCTTGGAAACCTCTTTGTTTGTTATCGGTGGCATCAGTGCCTGGTACATTCTCAAGCGGCGGCACAGCGAGTTCTTCTCCCGCTCCCTCAAAGTGGTCTTGGCGATGGCCCTGGTGGTTGCCCCCCTGCAGGTGTATATCGGCCATTTGAGCGCAGAGCAAGTGTATCGCTATCAGCCGGCCAAGCTGGCGGCCATGGAGGCCCAGTGGGAGACGATCCCCGCCGGTGAGCGGGCGGACTGGAGCCTGTTGGCTGTGCCCAACGACCGCGAAGAGCGCAACGAGTGGGAGGTGAAGATCCCTGGCGCGCTGGGCTATCTGCTGGAGTTCAAACCCAGGCTGGATCGACCCATTCAAGGGCTCAAAAGCTGGGATCCCCAAAATCGTCCCCACATGGTTGGCCTCATCTACTACTCCTTTAGGACAATGGTGGCCATTGGCCTCCTCCTAGCCGGGCTTGTCGGAGTTACCCTTGTGCAATGGCTGAGGGGCAAGCTCTCAGTGGAGGCCCTTTCTCAGCAAAAGTGGCTGATGAGAGCTTGGATCTTCGCAGCACCCCTGGGATACATCGCCGTTGAAACCGGTTGGATCGTCCGCTGTGTGGGTCGGCAGCCCTGGATTGTGTATGGACAACTGCGCACGGTGGAATCGGTTTCGCCCCTGCCGGCAGGAGAAGTGCTGTTTTCTCTGGTTGGCCTGACCGCGTTGTACACTGTGTTCTTCGTTGCCGCTCTCTACTTTGGCAGCCGCATCATCCGCAAAGGGCCCAACCTGGAGTTGCCCGCTCCTGCCCCGGCAACGCAGCCGGTGATCGTGGTCGAGCCTGCCCGCCACGAGCCAGATCGCCGTCCTGCAGAAGCTCGGTAG
- the cydB gene encoding cytochrome d ubiquinol oxidase subunit II yields the protein MESFEPLQRFLPQVWFFILGLFLFLYVLLDGFDLGVGILSLTASSETRRSILMTSLGNVWDANETWLVLMGGSLFGSFPLAYATILNALYIPLVIMVVGLILRAVSFEFRENADNKLVWNLAFGVGSFLAALGQGFALGSVFEGIRVDEAGHFAGSPWDWLTWRTLLVALTLIQGYVLIGSAYLIVKTTGELQETYYKTATIATWTTLLGAVFITISTPIMSEQARAQLFSPPLFYIFAAIPVLGLLLVALLLRSLRRREENSVLVYTFLIFALSFIGLGFMVFPNIIPPSVTIYEAAASPSSLVFMLTFIGFLIPVILSYNIYNYVVFRGKIVVQEVAAEEAKVPEAV from the coding sequence ATGGAATCTTTTGAGCCTTTACAGCGGTTTCTGCCCCAGGTTTGGTTTTTTATCCTGGGCCTATTCCTATTTCTCTACGTTCTGCTGGACGGGTTTGATCTGGGAGTTGGTATCCTCTCCCTGACGGCCTCCAGCGAGACGCGGCGCAGCATTCTCATGACCAGCTTGGGCAATGTTTGGGATGCCAACGAGACGTGGCTGGTGTTGATGGGGGGATCCCTATTTGGATCTTTTCCTCTCGCCTACGCCACCATTCTCAATGCCCTCTACATACCCTTGGTGATCATGGTGGTGGGCCTGATCTTGCGGGCCGTTTCCTTCGAGTTTCGGGAAAACGCCGACAACAAGTTGGTGTGGAACCTAGCCTTTGGAGTGGGCAGCTTTTTGGCAGCCTTGGGCCAGGGATTTGCCTTGGGCAGCGTCTTCGAAGGGATCCGCGTGGACGAAGCCGGCCACTTTGCCGGCAGCCCCTGGGATTGGCTGACCTGGCGCACGCTGTTGGTGGCTCTTACTTTGATCCAGGGCTATGTGTTAATCGGCTCAGCCTACCTAATCGTTAAGACCACCGGCGAGCTTCAGGAAACCTACTACAAGACGGCAACCATCGCCACCTGGACAACTTTACTGGGGGCAGTGTTTATCACCATCAGCACTCCTATCATGTCCGAGCAGGCGCGTGCTCAGCTTTTCTCGCCCCCCCTTTTCTACATCTTTGCTGCCATCCCAGTTCTGGGACTTTTGTTGGTGGCGTTGTTGCTGCGCAGCCTGCGCCGGCGGGAAGAAAATAGCGTTTTGGTTTACACTTTTTTGATCTTTGCGCTTTCTTTTATCGGCTTGGGGTTCATGGTCTTCCCCAACATCATCCCCCCCAGCGTCACCATCTACGAAGCGGCAGCCTCCCCCAGCTCGCTGGTGTTTATGCTCACCTTTATTGGCTTTCTGATCCCGGTTATCTTGTCCTACAACATCTACAACTACGTGGTGTTCCGGGGCAAGATCGTGGTGCAGGAAGTGGCGGCGGAAGAGGCCAAAGTTCCAGAGGCAGTTTAA